The following DNA comes from bacterium.
CGCCGATGACGCGCGCGGCCCCGGGGCCGACCGAAAGCGTCGCCCCCGCCAGGTGGCGCGGGCGGCCGGGGATCTGCAGGCCGGACGATACCGGATCGTCCGTGTCGTCGATCGCGTACGTCACCGTGGCGTTGGCCGCGGCGGCGATCCACGGATGCGGCGAGATCGCCAGCGCGGCCTCGCCCCCGTCCACGCGAACGCGGCCGATGTTGAACGGCTTGTAGCGAAACCCCGCGACAAGCAGATATTCGATCAGATTTTCCACGCGTTGATGAAAATACACGGCCTCGATCCGCGCCCACGAAGCCGAAACGACAAGCCCGGCGTCCGCGGACAGGGCGCGCTCCGGCGCAAGGTCCGGATTACCGGTGGCGAGGCCCTGGTTTTCGTACAGCTCGCCGAAGTTCGGCGCGCGAAACGTCCGCGCGACGTTTGCCTTCGCCTCGACGAAGTCCCACGGCGACACGACCAGGCCGACCTTGCCCGTCGGTTCAGTGGCGACGTTCTCCACCTCATCGACGCGCCCAAGCGCGACGAGGGTCAGCGCGTCGCCGAGCGGCGCGATTTCGGTTTCGACAAGTCCGTGCGCGACAAGGCGACCCTCGGAGACGACGCGATCGTCCCACGTTTCGAGGCCGGCGCCGCCCTCCACGCTGACCGTCTGCCAGCGCGGCCACGCGAACGAGAGTCGTGCGAGGCCGCGCGGCGCATGTTCGATCGAAGCCGCGTCGATCGGCACGCCGGTCTGCTCGCCGAGCGGATCCTCGAAGGCCGCCTCGCGAAAGCGGTGTTCGGCGCGCAGCGTCGCGGCGGTGTCGGGAAGCACGCCGGCAAACGTCGCCTGGGCGGCGGCGAGGTTTTGCGTCTCTCGTGATTCGGCATGCGGCGAGGGAAACGTCGGCAGGCCGGGTTCGCCGCGCTCCACCGTGTCAAAACGATTGTGCGCGCGGATCGTCGCGGCGCCGAGATTCGCATCCACCTTCGCAAGCACGCCAGCCGCGCGCGCGTCGTTGTTTTCGCGCCGACGCATGACGTCGTCCGCGTCGTCGAACTCGGTGCCGCGATTGTCGCGGTAGAAAAAATCGCCGTCGGTCTTGCGCGCGTCCGCGGCGACGAGGACGCCAACATCGCCGAAGGCGCGCGAGGCCGAGGCGCGCAGCTCCGCCGTGTCGAAGCTCCCGTACGTCGCGCGCGCCGCGTAGCGGGCGTCTTTGGTCGGTCGCCGCGTGACGATGTTGATCGCGCCGCCGATGCCGCCGGAGCCGTGGCGCGCCGCGCCGCCGCGCAGAACCTCGATGCGTTCCACCTCCGCGAGCGGAACGAGCGACAGGTCCGCCCCGCCGCCGCCCGCGGGATTCACGCGGACGCCGTCGATCATGACGACAACCTGGTCGGGGTCCGCGCCCCGGATCGACAGCGTGCGCGCGCGCAGCATGCCGCCGAGGTCCGTGACGCGCACGCCGGTCGCCGCGGCGAGCACGTCGGCCGCGTCGGCAAAGCGCCCGCGGTAAGCGTCCATGTCGATGACCTCGACAAATGACGCGGCATCGGCACTTGCCGCATCGGGCCGGCGCGCGGCGACGACGACCTCGGCGGCGGTTTCTTCGTCGGGGATGTCGCCGTCTTGCGCGAGGGCCGGCAGCGCCGCGACGATCGCCGCGAATGCCAACACGACGGCGGCGCGCATCATTCGCCCGTCACGAGCAACAGGGTATCCGGGCCGTCGGGCCCATCGAATGACGCGACGACGGCGTGACCGTCGTTCGCGTCGAGCACGAAGAGCCGGTCGGCGTTGAACTCCGCGGCGAACAAATGCCCCCGCCCGTCCGCCGCGAGCGCGGACGCGAAGCTGACTCCCGGACCGCCCGTCCCCGGCAACGCGACCGGAGCGAGAGCCTCGAAGGCGTCGAGATCCGCCGCGAGGATCGTGCCTTCCTTGCCGTTCTCGAAATACCACACCCCCCACGGCGCGCGCACGAAATCAAATGGCGCACCCGCGAGCGGAACGCGTGCGATCGACGTGAGCGACGCCGCGTCGAGCACCTCCACGCCGCCGTCACCGGTGAAGCCGCCCGCGATCGCGTCGTATTTTCCCGCGGTGCTGACGATCGCCCGTTCCCCGCCGTCGCCGCCGTCGCAATGAATCGCGATGGCGTTCTCGCCGCCGAGCGTCGCGACATCCGACACCGCACGCGCCGCCGGGTCGACGGCGACAACGACGCCCGGGCCGTCGCCGACAAACTGTGCGTCCATCGGCGCCGCGGCGATCAGCACGCGCCCGCCGCAGAATGTCGCGCCGGACGGGCGCGGCGCCTGTTGGCCGTCGCCCGACGCGACTGGCGGCAGCGGCACGGCCGCGACGATTTCACCCGTCTTGATATCCAGTGCACGCACGTCGCGCGACACGAATCCGGGCAGCCACGCGAGGCCCTCGTCGTCGAACGCGATCGCCATCGGATTCACGCCCTCGCCGACGGACAGCTCGCGATCGAGTGAGAGGTCGCCGGCGTCGTAGATGACGACGGAGTTCGACAGCGAGCACACGGCGAAGATCGCATCGCCCCGGCGCACGGTTTGCGTGATGGCCTGCCCGGTCGGCGCCGCGTCGGCCGCAAGCGAGAACGCGTCGTCCCCCGTGATCGAAAGCACCGACAGCGTTTCGGACAAGCCGCCGCCGATGACCAGGTGATACGGGTACTCCCACGCGTCGCCGCCGGTGGTGAGATTCGCGCCGTCGCCGACGGGCTGCGCTTCGAGCGGCTCGCAAGCGAGGAGGAGGATTGAGGATAGAGGATAGAGGACCGAGAGCAGAAGGCGCGTGATCGGGTGCTTTTTCCGAAGAGCCATCTCGTCACGAGAACGGCCAAGCCGCTTGCTTACGCGCGCGGCTCTGTCGTCCGCACTACTCAACACTCACGCTGTCGATCACCGCGGCCGTGTCGAACATGTCATCCGTGGTGTCGAGGACGCCGAAGACGAGCGTGATCGTTTCGCCGGGAATCACCGGCGCGCGCGCTTCGACGCCTCGATGGCTTGTCGCTGCGCCGCCACGCGGCGAGGCATCCCCGGGCGCCCAGGCCAGGTGCCCCGCGAACGCCGGTCCCGCGGCGTCGGCGCTGGCACCGATGCCGGCAATCGCCGAGGCCTCGGGCGGCACGCCGACGAAGTCGCCGCCGGTCGCCTCGTTGTCGATCGCGCGGGCGATCACGAATGACTCGCGCCCGACGATCGCGGCCGCGAACAGGTCCGTGTACGCCGTGCCCGCGAACGCCGGCCACTCCTGCGTCACGAGGTCGTAGCGGATCGCGATCGTCGTGGCGCCCGCCGGCACGAGAATCTTGCGCCATGCCAGGCACGCCGTTCGGCCATCGCCGCCGGTGGTGAGATAGGCGTAGTTGTCGCCCGCGCTATCGGGAAACAGGGCGCCGTGCCCCTCGCCGCTCGTGCCGAAACAGGGGTCGGGCGGCCCGCCGCCAACCTCGGCGAACGACCAGCCCGGCGCGCCGGATTCGAAATCGCAATCGACGCACCCTTCGTCCACGGGATCGCCGGGC
Coding sequences within:
- a CDS encoding TonB-dependent receptor, producing the protein MMRAAVVLAFAAIVAALPALAQDGDIPDEETAAEVVVAARRPDAASADAASFVEVIDMDAYRGRFADAADVLAAATGVRVTDLGGMLRARTLSIRGADPDQVVVMIDGVRVNPAGGGGADLSLVPLAEVERIEVLRGGAARHGSGGIGGAINIVTRRPTKDARYAARATYGSFDTAELRASASRAFGDVGVLVAADARKTDGDFFYRDNRGTEFDDADDVMRRRENNDARAAGVLAKVDANLGAATIRAHNRFDTVERGEPGLPTFPSPHAESRETQNLAAAQATFAGVLPDTAATLRAEHRFREAAFEDPLGEQTGVPIDAASIEHAPRGLARLSFAWPRWQTVSVEGGAGLETWDDRVVSEGRLVAHGLVETEIAPLGDALTLVALGRVDEVENVATEPTGKVGLVVSPWDFVEAKANVARTFRAPNFGELYENQGLATGNPDLAPERALSADAGLVVSASWARIEAVYFHQRVENLIEYLLVAGFRYKPFNIGRVRVDGGEAALAISPHPWIAAAANATVTYAIDDTDDPVSSGLQIPGRPRHLAGATLSVGPGAARVIGEFRYVGANYVNAAGTKIIPEREIWNIAFVLSPPDAVSLALEIKNLANELAQDVRGFPLPGRAVYGTVGVTW